The genomic interval GGGAAGGAGATGACCAGGTCGTAGTAGATGTCCAGCCCTTCCCGCACGAAGTGTTCATGCGGGAGCTCTTCGATCTCGACAATCAGGTCACCGGGCGGTCCGCCTTTGACGCCTGCATGACCGGCTCCCCGGATGGTCAGGTAGTGGCCTTCGAGCGCGCCGGGCGGGATCGTCACCCGGATCGTCTCCTCGCTCATGCGGCGGCCGCTCCCGCCGCAGTCCGGACACCGGTTGCGCAGAATGCGTCCGGCCCCGCCGCAGTGCGGGCACGTCTGGATGTTGATGAACTGGCCGAAAATGGAGCGCGACACCTGCCGCAGCTCGCCTGCTCCTCGACAGGTGGGGCAGGTCGTATAGCCGGCCGTCCCGCCTTCGGCACCGGTGCCGTCGCAGGTGGCGCAGGGCACGTATTTGCGGACGGTAACTTCTTTTTCCGTGCCCTCGGCGATCTCCTCCAGCGTTAGCTGCACCTTGACGTGGACGTCGCCGCCGGCGCGGCCGTGCGCTTCCCGGCGGGTGCGGCGACGCCCCCCGCCGAACACCTCCTCGAAAACGGAGCCCGAGGCGCCGAAAATGTCGTGGAAGGCGCTGAAGATGTCGTTCAGGTCCTCAAAAGGTCCACCTTCCGGCATGCCGTTGCCTCGCACACCGGCATGGCCGTAGCGGTCGTAGCGCCGCCGTTTCTCGGGATCCGAAAGGACCTCGTAGGCTTCGGCGATCTCTTTAAAGCGCGCCTCCGCCTCTTTGTCGCCGGGATTGCGGTCGGGGTGGTACTGGAGCGCCAGTTTGCGATAAGCTCGCTTGATTTCTTCCTGGGTGGCGTTGCGGTCCACCCCGAGCACCTCGTAGTAGTCACGCATAGATCAGGGCCTTCCGTTCAGGCCTGGCTGTTTCCGTCGGGCGGAGCCGCCACAACAACCCGGCTGTGCCGGAGCACGCGTTCGCCCATCCGGTAGCCTTTCTGCACTTCCTGCAAGACCGTACCGGGCGTCACGCCCTCCGGTGCCGGCTGCTGCATCATGGCTTCGTGCAGCGCAGGATCGAAGGGCTGACCCACCGCTTCGATGGGCTCCACCCCCAGGCGGGCCAGCTCGGTGAGAAATTTCTGATGGACCAGTTCGACGCCTTCACGCAGCTTGTGATAGGCAGCGCCCGGATCCTGCGCCTCGGCCTGGCGCGCCGCCTCCAGCGAGCGCTCCAGATCGTCCAGTACCTCCAGCAGCGGGCGAATCGCCAGCGCTTTGCCCATTTCCAGCAGTTGCCGCTTTTCCTGCTCGACGCGCCGGCGATAGTTCTGCAATTCGGCCGCCGTGCGCAGGAACTTGTCCTGCACCTGCGCCAGTTCGGCCTCCAGTTGTTCAATACGGGCTACCAGATCGTTTTCCTCCTCGGCCGGCGTCTCCGAAGCGGTAGCTTCCGCTTCGGGCGTCGGCACGTTTTCCGTTTCGTTTACCTGTTCCGCGTTCGGTGTGGTTTTCATTTCCTCCGCCATGGTCGTCGTCGCTTCGTTTCGCTCCCCACGGATTCAGTTCACGGTTTCATCGATCGGACGGCTGAGGAGCCGGGCCATCTCCTGCACCAGCGCCAGCACGCGCCGGTAGTCCATACGGGTAGGCCCGATCACTCCGATGGTTCCCACAGCATCGCCCAGGCGATAGCGTGCCGTGACGATCGAGAATCTTTCCACCTTTTCGTCCTGATTTTCACGTCCGATCGACACCTGGGCGCGGCCTACTTCAACGTCATCGGAAGTGTCGGTTCCCTCCAGCAGCCGTACCAGTTCCTCCTCGTCTTCCAGCAGCAGAAAGAGGTTGCGGAGCTCTTCCGGCCGCTGAAATTCCGGCTGGCCCATAATGTACTGGGTGCCGCCGAAGCGTACGCGTCCTTCACTGGGTTCGCTGAAAAGCGTAGGCGCTTCGTCCAGTACCAGCTGTACCAGCCCGGTCCGATCTTCCAGATCACGCAGACGCTGATGGCAACTCTGTCGGATCGCGGCCAGCGTGAGGCCGGCCAGGCGTTCATTCAGGAGGGCCACCACCAGCTCCAGATCACGCCGGCTCAGCTCCGAAGTCAGTTCCACGAGGATCGTACGCACCAGGCCGCCCCGCACGCTGAGCACAAACATGGCCCGGGTGGACGAAAGCGGCACCACTTCGAGCCGCTCCAGCACGCCGGTCGAGAGCCGGGGCGTCAGCACCACGCCCAGCAGCCGGGAAAGCTGGCCGAGCAGGCGCGTGCTCTCCCGCCACAGCTCCTCCGGATCGTTGCCGATCTCCCGCACCTTCTGCTGAAGCAACCGGCGTTCGTCCGGAGCCAGCTCGGGTACGTCCATCAACGCATCGACGAAGGTCCGGTAGCCC from Rhodothermus marinus carries:
- a CDS encoding nucleotide exchange factor GrpE, producing MAEEMKTTPNAEQVNETENVPTPEAEATASETPAEEENDLVARIEQLEAELAQVQDKFLRTAAELQNYRRRVEQEKRQLLEMGKALAIRPLLEVLDDLERSLEAARQAEAQDPGAAYHKLREGVELVHQKFLTELARLGVEPIEAVGQPFDPALHEAMMQQPAPEGVTPGTVLQEVQKGYRMGERVLRHSRVVVAAPPDGNSQA
- the hrcA gene encoding heat-inducible transcriptional repressor HrcA; translated protein: MRLGQVRRRKPPYRVVRKDNPAAPLNERERQILRLVVESFIDTAGPVGSHFLARRYPIGLSPASIRNTMSDLEEMGYLDHPYTSAGRVPTDLGYRTFVDALMDVPELAPDERRLLQQKVREIGNDPEELWRESTRLLGQLSRLLGVVLTPRLSTGVLERLEVVPLSSTRAMFVLSVRGGLVRTILVELTSELSRRDLELVVALLNERLAGLTLAAIRQSCHQRLRDLEDRTGLVQLVLDEAPTLFSEPSEGRVRFGGTQYIMGQPEFQRPEELRNLFLLLEDEEELVRLLEGTDTSDDVEVGRAQVSIGRENQDEKVERFSIVTARYRLGDAVGTIGVIGPTRMDYRRVLALVQEMARLLSRPIDETVN
- the dnaJ gene encoding molecular chaperone DnaJ; the encoded protein is MRDYYEVLGVDRNATQEEIKRAYRKLALQYHPDRNPGDKEAEARFKEIAEAYEVLSDPEKRRRYDRYGHAGVRGNGMPEGGPFEDLNDIFSAFHDIFGASGSVFEEVFGGGRRRTRREAHGRAGGDVHVKVQLTLEEIAEGTEKEVTVRKYVPCATCDGTGAEGGTAGYTTCPTCRGAGELRQVSRSIFGQFINIQTCPHCGGAGRILRNRCPDCGGSGRRMSEETIRVTIPPGALEGHYLTIRGAGHAGVKGGPPGDLIVEIEELPHEHFVREGLDIYYDLVISFPDAALGTEVEVPTLRGRARLQIDPGIQSGKILRMRGRGLPELNGPGRGDQFVRVHVWTPTELTDEERQILERLRHSPSFRPRLEEGRRSFFSRFKDAFR